TGCATTACATATGATTGCCATTGCAAGAACTATGGGTATCCCTCTCGACTTAGAACAAATTCAAAAAGTAACTGATACAACTCCACTCCTTGCGGATATGAAACCAAGTGGTAAGTATCTCATGGAAGATCTATTTGCTATCGGTGGAACACCGGCGATCATGAAATTCATGTTAAGCGAAGGTTTGATTGACGGATCTTGTTTGACAGTGACTGGAAAAACAATCGCAGAAAACTTGGAAGGTCTTCCTGACCTTCCGAAAGACCAAGACCTACTTCGCCCAGTGAGTAACCCGATTAAAAAAGAAGGACACATCCAAGTTCTTTATGGCAATATCGCCAAAAAAGGGGCAGTGGCAAAAATCACAGGTCATGAAGGCGAAATGTTTGAAGGAAAAGCCATTTGTTTTGATTCCGAAGTAGAAGCAAATACGGGAATTCGTGATGGGAAAGTAAAACCAGGCCATGTGGTTGTGATTCGTTATGTAGGTCCGAAAGGGGGTCCTGGAATGCCTGAAATGTTAAAACCCACTTCTGCTATTATTGGAGCAGGCCTTGGGGACAATGTAGCCCTCATTACCGATGGTCGGTTTTCCGGGGGAAGTCACGGCTTTGTTGTGGGTCATATCACACCAGAAGCGATGGAAGGGGGGGAGTTGGCTTTTGTTCAGGATGGAGACACCATTCTCATTGATTCCCGCACGAACCAACTGGAACTCAAAATCTCCTCAGAAGAATTAGAAAAACGTAGAGCCAAATGGGTGAAACCACCATACCGCATCACCTCTGGATATCTTTGGAAGTACATCCAGATGGTAAAAGACGCAAGTACTGGTTGCCTAACAGACCGTTAGGCGCTTTAAGGAAATTCCTACTCGTTTAAGTAGGAATTTCTTCTTTGCCGTCGGCATGTCTGGCAAATCTTCCTTTGCCGACATGAACCGGATCATAAGAATCCCAAGGCCAGCCGCCAAACTGTGTTTTACGATAGTCATCAAAAGCTTGTTGGATCTCTTCTTGTTTGTTCATCACAAAGGGTCCATATTGCACCACAGGTTCGGCAATGGGTTTTCCTTCTAAAATCAAAATCCTACCCGCTTCAGATCCATTCTTCAAAGTCACTGCTCTATCGGATTCGAGATTATATAGATGTTTGCCAGGGACAACTACATCATCTAAAATCAATCCTTCCCCTCGGAAGTAGTAAAGATTTCTGTTATTTCCTTTGGCACTTCCAGGGATGATAAAACTTACATCAGGATCTAAATCTAAAATATAAATTCCTACTTCGTTTTTAGGATCGCCTGCCCAGGAGTCTGGAGGCGGGTCAAGTGGTTTTTCGCCAAACAACGATCCTGCGACCGTTTTGATTTTTACTTTTTTACCATTGGAATCACTTACGAGTTTTACAGGAATGTCTTCGTTCCAAAACATTTTGAAATGTGGATCTACAAACTTATTTTTTGCAGGTAAATTGAGCCAAATTTGAAAGAGCTCCAAAGTATTATCACCCGATTCATTTATTAAAGGAAACATTTCTGAATGTTGGATTCCCGCACCAGCAGTCATCCACTGAACGTCACCATCGCCATACCTTCCCGCAGCACCTTGGGAATCAGCATGATCAATGAGACCCCTTTGGACTACAGTAACGGTTTCAAATCCGCGATGGGGGTGGCCAGGAAACCCAGGAATGGTTTCACCGTGGTACATCCTCCATCCATCTTTGCCAGCAAAGTCTTGGCCAATTTGTCTTCCTTGTAGCGAAGAGGATTCTGGGCCAAACTTTCCGTTTCCCTTGGGATAAAAATCTTCATGGTGGACACAAAACAAAAACGGATCCGATGTGGGCCATTGGAAGTCGAGTTTTTGGGCGTATACTATTGATTTGTGTTTCATGTAAAAATCCTGTCTTTGCGATACCTGTCGCTATCTATAAGACAGGAAATTCGAATCAAAAGTTTTTCACAATAGAAACATTAGCACCGAATGATCCAAATTCTTTGGAACTTTGAGAAGAGTTGATGTTAGGAACGGAACTGAGCTCAACGGGATTTTTGCCCGGTCCCCAATTGTAGCCGCTCACTTCCGAAATACTAAAAGAAGATATCTGATAGAAACCCCCATACTTTAAACCGAAAGTGTCAAAGAATTTCCAAACAAGTCCTATTTCATAAGATAAAGTGGCGCCACCGAGTCCCCGTGATAATCCTTCTTTGGATTGAAACATGGTTAAATCTGTTTTACTCACAGGGGTGCTAAAAACTACTTGTTTGTTCGAATTTAATGTTCCAGTAGATGAAGTTTCAATCCCGTAGGAGGCGAGTTTTAGCTGTCCGGCAAAAACAGTTAAATCACCTATCATGTACAAGTTGAGCCAATCAGTTAAGGAAGCAACAAATCCAAAACTCATCCCATAATTTTTAGTTCTGAACTCTACGGTTCCAGTAGAAAGAGCATACCCTTCTGTTACAGATTGTTCTCCGGTTCTTAAAAATGGAAATTTCAACTGAAATGATTGAAATGGTCCTTTAGAAGATAACTCAGAATAAGAAAAACTAAATTCATTGGAACTTGTACTGGTTAGGTAGTTTAAGGGACCTACTCCAATTTTAAAACCTACTTCATTGACCCCTGAGCGAACACGATCATTCAAATAAAGACCATTCGTACTAAAACTGGTTCGCGTGTCGTTGTAATGTTCTCCCTTTGCATAAACTAAACCGATAAAAAAATCTTCCGAGATTTGGTGTATCAGTATTTGTTTCTGTTTCGTTCTCTAGAGTTTGCGCAGAAAGAGAAACGGAAAACACGAGTAGATAAGTAATTAAATTTTTACACAAGCTTCGCATCAAAAAATATATACGAATTTTATAAAAATGAATCAGAAGAAAAATTATAGAGGTATTGTGTTTTGTCCTAAAGTAAAAAAGAAAGTTGAACCTTTATGCAACTCACTCTCCACCCAAATCGCACTGTTGTGTTTTTCCAAAAATTCCTTACATAGAATGAGTCCAAGTCCCGTTCCAGATTCTTGTTCAGTTCCTGGGGTTGATTTTTTTTTATCCAAGCGAAATAGATTCTCAATCTGTTCTTTCTCCATTCCCACGCCCTCGTCCTTGACAAAGAATACAACGGGACTTGCATGAGTTTGAGTTTCTTCAGCTATCCCTATCACAACCTGGTGATTGGGTTTACTATATTTGATGGCATTGGAAATTAAATTTCGCACCACAGTTTCAATCATAAACAAATCAGCAACTATCTGTAGCTTTGATGGAATTTGATTAGAAATATTCACATTCTTTTTGTTAGCTGAAAGATTTAATAGTCCGATAACTCTTTGGACAAGATCATAAAATAGAATAGGAATTGGTTGGAAACTTATAATCCCACTTTGAGAACGGGCCCAGTCCAATAGGTTTTCCAGTAGGGAATAAACCAAATCAGAGGATTCCTCTAACATCTTTAAATAATATACTCTTTCTGTTTCAGAAAAATGGGAATCTTTCTCGCTCAGGATTTTGGTAAATTCTCTTTGGGTTCCTAAGGGGCCACGTAAGTCATGAGCGATGATAGAAAAGAATTTATCTTTGGTTGCATTGAGCTCGGCCAATCGTATTGCCGATTGTTTTAGTTTATCCTCTGAAAGTTTTTGTTCTGTGATGTCTCTGATGATGGCACAATTGTATTGTTTTCCATCGTATTCAACTAAGTTTACGGTTACTTCAATGGGCACAGGTGTCCCATCTTTTCTTTTATTGATTGTCTCGATAGTGAAGGATTTACGATCTAAAATTTCTTGCCAATGAGCATTCCAACGATCCACACTAAACAACGGATCAACTTGGAACATTTTCATCGATAGTAATTCTTCTTTTGTATACCCATAGTTTTTACAGGCTGCGTCATTTACAAAAACATAGTTTCCATATTCATCTAACCAAACAATAGCTTCTGAAATTGTATCTATGGAAAACTGTGTGAATTGGAGAGCATGAATGAGATTTGAATGTTTCGATGAAGTATCGTCACATGTTTGTCTCAACATTTGGTTCTCTTCCTCCAAACGTTTTAGATCAGCCAATAGGGCTTCGTATGTCTTAGGTTGTAGAGACATGGATTAATGATAAAATATAATCTTGGAAATAAAATGCCAAGAACTAAGTGTTGGGATGCGTTTATTTCGTTTGGCTAGAAACTGACTTGACTTGCGGAGTTTTCCTAGATAGACCTAGACTCCCTGAAACTATATGTCTTGTTTATTTTGCCAGAAAGGATCTTCCCGTTTTTCCCGATTAGAGCCAGTGCGGGATGAAAGACAAACCCACTCTTTTCCGATTGATGACATCGTAGGGAACTCCCTGAATCCATTTCAAGAAATCTATGAATGTAAGGATTGCCATAGCCTTTGGTGGATCAAAACCCGAGGAACAGGTGATCCCAGGTCCACCTATCCAGAGTTTTACGAACAAACTGCCGAGCGAATTGATGATCAGCGTTCAGAATTGATTCGGAACCCTTCTGTATCGGGACTCATCAATCATAAAAATTCTGTATTTCCTTATTCGTTCTTTGAAGAGATTTTAGAAATCATATCCCAAAAAGAAAGAGAAGCATTAAAAACTTTATACCTCCGAAGAGATTCCGATTTGCCCTCTACGGTTAAGAGATGGCTTCTACAATGGTTTCAAAAAGAATATCCGAACGAATTTCAAGAAATCCAAAAAAAAGGATTCCCCACTTCCGCAGGCCACCTCTTTTCTTTAGAAGAAAATGAAACCGTCATTGTATCTGAATTTATAGCAAAAGACCAATTGGCTTTGATTACCTCTCTAGAAGAAAAGTACTTTATACAGGGTTATGATTTAACCGAAAAGAAAATCCTTTGGAAAGGCCCAATAGGTAAGCCGTTTTTGGAAGGTTTACCTATTCCCATTCTTTTTTACCAATCGGGTTATCTTTGTTTTTACCAAGGTTTTCAAAAAGGATCTGAATACTTTTCAAAACTAAACAGACCCGATACACTTTGTATTTATGATATTTCCGGCAAACTCATTATATCTATACCACTTGCTTTTAAGTGTTATGAAATCCTTTCTACAGAAGAACGTGATGTCTCTGAAAATAGAATTTCGCATAACTTTGGATTTACGATATTAGGCGATACATTGTATCTGCCCCACCAATTCCAAATCCAAGTTTATGATTTGAAATCGGGAAAATTAATCCGAAACATTTCATTACCAAAATTTGAAATTTTTTCAGGTAAGGCTTTTGAAACTGAATCAGGAAATCTTCTCTTCCATACATTAAAAGGAATTTTGGGAATCAATTCTTCAGATGAAATTATTTTTCAATACTTATCCCCATACCATCCTGTGTTCATTGATTCACAGTTCCAATTTTACTTTTACTACGCCATTGTCGAATCGGCCAATACAGGAGAGAAAAAAGAATTCAAACAAACTCATGATTCTGGAATTTCTTTGGTTCGAGAGTTGGCGTCTCCTCCTGTTGAATTTCCTGGTGGAGTTTATTTGCCATTTTCTTTAGATGGATCGCTTCTTTTGGATTCTCAGTTGAGAACCATTAAAGAATTTCCTTTCAGCACCACAGATACCATCGGCCCTCATTCCTTTGGAACGACAAAAACACCAGTCCTTGTCACAGAAGATCGCATCATCATTACAAATGATTTTTCCGGCATTTACATGATTGATTTTTCGGGAAATCTTTTGTTAGAAAAACAAATCCAATCAGAGGTGTTATCTGTCTTTACGTTTGATGGAAAACATACAATCATCATTCTCAGCTTTCATGATGACTATAGTGATGGTGAAGAGACAAAACTTCTTTTATTTTCCCCGAAAGGAGATGTAATCACAGAGAAATTACTTCCCGGCCCCCAAGGATTGTCGGTGAGTTTTGATGGGATTTGTGTATTCGCAAAGAACAATCAAATGTTTTCCCTATATTTATTTTCTGCGGATGATTCCAGATGAGCTTGTTTTTTAAAAGGTGGTTGTATCTTTCATTTTTTCTGTTTTTGAGTGTTTTTGGAATTTCTGCCGAAGACCTATCCATTGATATCCAAAAGAGTGATAAAGCCCCTGTTTATCTCGCTAAATCTATGTTAGTTTTGGAAGATCCAACAAATCATTTGGATTTTGATTCCATTCGTTCCCTCGCCTATGAATCAAAATTTATAAACGTTCCTTCCTCAGAGGAGGCTTTTAATTTTTCCTATTCAAAATCAACTTATTGGTTGAAAGTCCAATTAAAAAATACAAACCAAACTCCAAAAGAAATCGCGATTGTCATTTCTTACCCGCGATTACAAACACTGGATTTATACTTTCAAAATCCAAAAGAGATTAAAAAAATTCCATCAGGATACTCTGTCCCCATGGTAGAACGCCCTTACCAAAGTAGGTTTTTTGTATTTCCGATTTCGTTTCCAGAAAACACAAATGCTACGGTTTATTTGAAGGTAAAATCACCGAACTCAATCAACCTACCCATCCAATTATGGAATCGAGATTTATATGACCGTCATGAGATCAATGACCATGTCATTCAAGCCTTATACTTTGGAATTGCTTTTGCCATGATTCTTTTTAACTTGTTCGTATTTTTTATACTGAAGGATAGTAATTATTTTCTTTATGTTTTAGTCGTTTCCAGCACAGCATTTACCATTGCTTCGCATAATGGAATTGCTTCGGAATATCTATGGCAGAACTCACCTTGGATGGATCAATATTCGGTGAATTTATTTATCTCCATAGTTTTGATTCTCTTTTTAGTATTTATGAGAAGTTTATTAAACACTAAAAATTTAATTCCAAAATTAGATCGAATGAGTGTCGTTATAATTCTCTTACAGATCATTTTACCAATTTTATATATTTTTTCTTTTGAATCGTTTATTAAAATTATAGTTCTTAGCCATGCCTTCACGGCCTTTTGGATTTTGTTTGTGGGTACTATATGTTCTTTGAAAAAAGAAAGAATTGCTTATTTTTTTCTATTAGCATTCGCATTTTTATTTTTAGCACTGATTGTTTCTACAATGAGGGCGTTAGGACTCCTTCCAACCAATTCCTTTACTATTGATGGGCCACAATATGGTTCAACCGCTGAAATGATGTTACTTGCTTTTGCTCTTGCAGATCGTTACAACACCATTATCAAAGAAAAAGAAACTGCGGAAACACTAGTCAAACTAAATTTAGAAAAATCTAATTTCGAGTTAGAAGAAAAAGTCAAAGAACGTACCCAAACTCTAAATCGTACACTTAGTGCCATGAGACGAGATCTCTTTGTAGCAAAAAAAATCCAAGAGAATTCTCTCGTTACTGATCCAAAACTGATCAATGAATTAAATCTTGTGTATCGTTATCTTCCTGTATCGGAAGTCGGTGGAGATTTTTTTGACATTTGCCAATTGAACGAATCCAAATATAGAATTCTCATTGCAGATGCCACAGGTCATGGAGTGCATGCAGCGATGATTACCATGGCAATCAAAGGTTTGTATGATAACATTAAAAACTTTGAATTAGCTCCGTCGAAGGTGATGGAAATTTTTAATGAAGAGTTTATGGATAACTTTGTCTCACTCAATAGTCTCTTAACGGCATTGATTTTAGATATTGATCTATTCGAAAAAAAGATTCAGTTTGCCTCTGCTGGCCATCCGGCAGCAGTGCTTTTACAGAATGGCCAACTCTCTTTGTTAACAAAAACAGGAAGGATGATCGGACTAAAAAAACAAATCCATTATGAACAATCGGAACTATCCTTTGGGTCAAAAGATCGGCTTTTTGTGTTTACCGACGGAGTGTTTGAAGCTTTTAATTCTAAAGATGAGGAGTTTGGGGAGGAATCCCTCTACCACCTTTTCCAATCCACTCGCCATTTGACCCTTTCGGAAGTCGAAGACCATCTCCTAAAAACACTACAAAATTTTCTAAATGGTCAGGATCGCCAGGACGACTTAACCATCCTTGGCATCGATTTTTGATTTTTTTTTGGAAATTAGTTTAATATTAAATAATTATAACATCAAATCGTTCAAGTTATAGTCTATTTTCTAATAGTAAATAAAATTGGAGAACCTTGTGAAATCATTATTTTCAGAAGCGAAGTTAGGAAACCTTTCCTTAAAAAATAAAGTGGTGATGGCCCCCATGACCCGTTCCCGTTCCCTTGGAAACGTACCTGGTGACTTAGTTGCCACATATTATGAGCAAAGAGCAGAAGCAGGACTCATCATCACAGAAGGAACCTCACCTTCTCCGAATGGTCTTGGTTATGCGAGAATTCCTGGAATTTTCTCAGAAGAACAAACCAAAGCTTGGAAAAAAGTAACCGATAAAGTCCATGCCAAGGGAAGTAAAATTTTTGTTCAACTGATGCATACAGGTCGAATTGGACATGAGCTGAATTTACCGAAAGGAGCAAAAGTTCTTGGACCTTCTGCGATTCTTGCCAAAGGACAAATGTGGACAGATACAGACGGAATGAAAGACCATCCCACACCACAGGAGATGACCAAAGCAGAATTAAAATCTACATTAGAAGAATTTGTAACTGCATCTAAAAATGCAATCCAAGCAGGTTTTGATGGTGTTGAATTACATGCAGCGAACGGATATTTACTCGAACAATTTTTACATCCCTCCTCAAACCAAAGAACAGACGAATACGGCGGTTCCATTGAGAATCGAATTCGATTCGTTGTAGAAGTAGCGGAAGCTGTGAGTGTAGCGATCGGAAAAGAAAAAACAGCAATTCGTTTGTCTCCCTATGGAGCATTCAATGATCTTTTTCCATTTCCAGAAACACATGAAGAGTATTCGTTGTTAGCTGAAAAGTTAAATCAAATTGGAATTGTATACATTCATTTAGTTGACCATTCATCCATGGGTGCACCGACTGTTGAACCAGAAACGGTTCAAAACATTCGAAAGGCCTTTAAAGGAACTCTTATTTTAAGTGGCGGTTATGACGTCGAACGTGCAGAAAAAGATCTCTCTTCTGGACTTGCTGACCTTATC
Above is a window of Leptospira wolbachii serovar Codice str. CDC DNA encoding:
- the ilvD gene encoding dihydroxy-acid dehydratase, which translates into the protein MTLNRYSRTLTQDESLPASQAMIIGSGVPYEDLNKPFIGIGSTGFDGNPCNMHLTTLSALQKKSVLDTKQMVGLLFNTIGVSDGITNGNDGMRYSLPSREIIADSIETIAGAHYYDGILFTAGCDKNMPGAIMAMARLNRPSIMVYGGTINGGNYKGEKLNIVSAFEAYGKKINGKITEDDFKEVIKNSCPGPGACGGMYTANTMATAIEVMGMSLPYSSSSPARSEEKKKECMNIGKYMYNLLEKDIKPSDIITPKSILNALRVVTILGGSTNAALHMIAIARTMGIPLDLEQIQKVTDTTPLLADMKPSGKYLMEDLFAIGGTPAIMKFMLSEGLIDGSCLTVTGKTIAENLEGLPDLPKDQDLLRPVSNPIKKEGHIQVLYGNIAKKGAVAKITGHEGEMFEGKAICFDSEVEANTGIRDGKVKPGHVVVIRYVGPKGGPGMPEMLKPTSAIIGAGLGDNVALITDGRFSGGSHGFVVGHITPEAMEGGELAFVQDGDTILIDSRTNQLELKISSEELEKRRAKWVKPPYRITSGYLWKYIQMVKDASTGCLTDR
- a CDS encoding pirin family protein, which encodes MKHKSIVYAQKLDFQWPTSDPFLFCVHHEDFYPKGNGKFGPESSSLQGRQIGQDFAGKDGWRMYHGETIPGFPGHPHRGFETVTVVQRGLIDHADSQGAAGRYGDGDVQWMTAGAGIQHSEMFPLINESGDNTLELFQIWLNLPAKNKFVDPHFKMFWNEDIPVKLVSDSNGKKVKIKTVAGSLFGEKPLDPPPDSWAGDPKNEVGIYILDLDPDVSFIIPGSAKGNNRNLYYFRGEGLILDDVVVPGKHLYNLESDRAVTLKNGSEAGRILILEGKPIAEPVVQYGPFVMNKQEEIQQAFDDYRKTQFGGWPWDSYDPVHVGKGRFARHADGKEEIPT
- a CDS encoding PAS domain-containing sensor histidine kinase: MSLQPKTYEALLADLKRLEEENQMLRQTCDDTSSKHSNLIHALQFTQFSIDTISEAIVWLDEYGNYVFVNDAACKNYGYTKEELLSMKMFQVDPLFSVDRWNAHWQEILDRKSFTIETINKRKDGTPVPIEVTVNLVEYDGKQYNCAIIRDITEQKLSEDKLKQSAIRLAELNATKDKFFSIIAHDLRGPLGTQREFTKILSEKDSHFSETERVYYLKMLEESSDLVYSLLENLLDWARSQSGIISFQPIPILFYDLVQRVIGLLNLSANKKNVNISNQIPSKLQIVADLFMIETVVRNLISNAIKYSKPNHQVVIGIAEETQTHASPVVFFVKDEGVGMEKEQIENLFRLDKKKSTPGTEQESGTGLGLILCKEFLEKHNSAIWVESELHKGSTFFFTLGQNTIPL
- a CDS encoding 7TM diverse intracellular signaling domain-containing protein; translated protein: MSLFFKRWLYLSFFLFLSVFGISAEDLSIDIQKSDKAPVYLAKSMLVLEDPTNHLDFDSIRSLAYESKFINVPSSEEAFNFSYSKSTYWLKVQLKNTNQTPKEIAIVISYPRLQTLDLYFQNPKEIKKIPSGYSVPMVERPYQSRFFVFPISFPENTNATVYLKVKSPNSINLPIQLWNRDLYDRHEINDHVIQALYFGIAFAMILFNLFVFFILKDSNYFLYVLVVSSTAFTIASHNGIASEYLWQNSPWMDQYSVNLFISIVLILFLVFMRSLLNTKNLIPKLDRMSVVIILLQIILPILYIFSFESFIKIIVLSHAFTAFWILFVGTICSLKKERIAYFFLLAFAFLFLALIVSTMRALGLLPTNSFTIDGPQYGSTAEMMLLAFALADRYNTIIKEKETAETLVKLNLEKSNFELEEKVKERTQTLNRTLSAMRRDLFVAKKIQENSLVTDPKLINELNLVYRYLPVSEVGGDFFDICQLNESKYRILIADATGHGVHAAMITMAIKGLYDNIKNFELAPSKVMEIFNEEFMDNFVSLNSLLTALILDIDLFEKKIQFASAGHPAAVLLQNGQLSLLTKTGRMIGLKKQIHYEQSELSFGSKDRLFVFTDGVFEAFNSKDEEFGEESLYHLFQSTRHLTLSEVEDHLLKTLQNFLNGQDRQDDLTILGIDF
- a CDS encoding alkene reductase; its protein translation is MKSLFSEAKLGNLSLKNKVVMAPMTRSRSLGNVPGDLVATYYEQRAEAGLIITEGTSPSPNGLGYARIPGIFSEEQTKAWKKVTDKVHAKGSKIFVQLMHTGRIGHELNLPKGAKVLGPSAILAKGQMWTDTDGMKDHPTPQEMTKAELKSTLEEFVTASKNAIQAGFDGVELHAANGYLLEQFLHPSSNQRTDEYGGSIENRIRFVVEVAEAVSVAIGKEKTAIRLSPYGAFNDLFPFPETHEEYSLLAEKLNQIGIVYIHLVDHSSMGAPTVEPETVQNIRKAFKGTLILSGGYDVERAEKDLSSGLADLIAFGKPFLANPDLVTRFQKNIPLASFDQTTLYTPGEKGYSDYSFAG